From one Pseudomonas fluorescens genomic stretch:
- the phnX gene encoding phosphonoacetaldehyde hydrolase, producing the protein MNYSNPTHLQAAILDWAGTVVDFGSFAPTQIFVEAFAEFDVEVSIEEARGPMGMGKWDHIRTLCDQPQIAERYRKVFGRTPTDADVTAIYERFMPLQIEKIAVHSALIPGALDTLTGLREEGLKIGSCSGYPKVVMDKVVALAAQNGYVADHVVATDETPNGRPWPAQALANVIALGIDDVAACVKVDDTVPGILEGRRAGMWTVALVCSGNALGLTYEGYRALASDTLDSERKRIHALFEGSRPHYLIDTINELPQVIADINKRLARGEMPQAF; encoded by the coding sequence ATGAACTACAGCAACCCGACGCACTTGCAAGCCGCGATCCTCGACTGGGCCGGCACCGTGGTCGACTTTGGCTCCTTCGCTCCGACCCAGATCTTCGTCGAGGCCTTCGCCGAATTCGACGTCGAGGTGTCCATCGAAGAAGCCCGCGGCCCGATGGGCATGGGCAAGTGGGACCACATCCGTACCCTGTGTGACCAGCCGCAGATCGCCGAGCGCTATCGCAAGGTATTCGGTCGCACCCCGACCGATGCCGACGTCACCGCCATCTACGAGCGCTTCATGCCGCTGCAGATCGAGAAGATCGCCGTGCACTCGGCGCTGATCCCCGGCGCCCTCGACACCCTGACCGGGCTGCGCGAGGAAGGCCTGAAGATCGGCTCGTGCTCGGGCTATCCGAAAGTGGTGATGGACAAGGTGGTGGCGCTGGCGGCGCAGAACGGCTACGTCGCCGATCATGTGGTGGCCACCGACGAAACCCCGAACGGCCGCCCATGGCCGGCCCAGGCTCTGGCCAACGTGATTGCCCTGGGGATCGATGATGTCGCCGCCTGCGTCAAGGTCGATGACACCGTACCAGGCATCCTCGAAGGCCGCCGTGCCGGCATGTGGACCGTTGCCCTGGTGTGCTCGGGCAACGCCCTGGGCCTGACCTACGAAGGCTATCGCGCCCTGGCCTCGGATACGCTCGACAGCGAGCGCAAGCGCATTCATGCGCTGTTCGAAGGCTCGCGCCCACACTACCTGATCGACACCATCAATGAACTGCCGCAAGTGATTGCCGATATCAACAAGCGTCTGGCGCGAGGGGAGATGCCGCAGGCGTTCTGA
- a CDS encoding LysR substrate-binding domain-containing protein codes for MNLFQLRAFDAVAREGSFTRAANRLFISQPAVTGHIKALEEHYQITLLRRTARRVELTEEGIRLAAITRAMFGLAEEAQVMLEANRQLLTGRLEVAADGPHRVMPMLAQLRARYPGITVNLRLGNAQETLAALLSEHADVAVLTEVEPRKGLHLQGLGDSRICALLPAGHAWTGCADELQLAELDRQIMVLREPSSITRRTFDQACRDAGVQPRVLLELDSREAVTEAVAAELGIGIVSSVEVSHDPRVVARPIAGAGLINQHMIGCLERRRELRLIQAFLSLAPVV; via the coding sequence ATGAACCTGTTCCAGCTCCGCGCCTTCGATGCCGTGGCCCGTGAGGGCAGCTTTACCCGCGCCGCCAATCGCCTGTTCATCAGCCAGCCGGCGGTGACCGGGCATATCAAGGCGCTGGAGGAGCACTACCAGATCACCTTGCTGCGTCGCACCGCCCGGCGGGTCGAGCTGACCGAGGAGGGCATTCGCCTGGCGGCGATCACCCGCGCGATGTTCGGCCTGGCCGAAGAAGCCCAGGTCATGCTCGAAGCCAACCGGCAGTTGCTCACCGGGCGCCTGGAAGTGGCCGCTGATGGTCCGCACCGGGTCATGCCGATGCTGGCGCAGTTGCGCGCGCGTTACCCGGGCATCACCGTCAATCTGCGCCTGGGCAATGCTCAGGAAACCCTCGCAGCGCTGCTTTCCGAGCATGCTGATGTAGCGGTGCTGACCGAGGTCGAACCGCGCAAGGGCCTGCACCTGCAGGGCCTGGGGGATTCACGAATCTGCGCTTTGCTGCCGGCCGGGCATGCCTGGACCGGCTGTGCCGATGAGCTGCAGCTCGCTGAGCTGGACCGGCAGATCATGGTGCTGCGTGAGCCCAGCTCGATCACCCGGCGCACCTTCGATCAGGCGTGCCGGGATGCCGGGGTGCAGCCGCGGGTATTGCTGGAACTCGACAGCCGCGAAGCGGTGACCGAAGCGGTGGCGGCGGAGCTGGGCATCGGCATCGTGTCTTCGGTGGAAGTCAGCCATGACCCACGGGTGGTAGCGCGGCCCATTGCCGGAGCCGGGCTGATCAACCAGCACATGATTGGCTGTCTGGAGCGGCGTCGCGAATTGCGCCTGATCCAGGCCTTTCTCAGCCTGGCGCCGGTAGTATGA
- a CDS encoding 2-aminoethylphosphonate--pyruvate transaminase, which translates to MSNAPILLTPGPLTTSARTRQAMMIDWGSWDRDFNQLTASLCEQLLAIVNGADSHHCVPLQGSGTFAVEAAIGTLVPRDGKVLVLINGAYGQRLAKICKVLGRAYSTFETAEDQPTTAADVDRLLAADSSISHVALIHCETSTGILNPLAEIAEVIANHGKRLIIDAMSSFGALPIDARKVPFDALIAASGKCLEGVPGMGFVFANKQSLAAAEGNSPSLAMDLQDQHAYMAKTGQWRFTPPTHVVAALHEALLQYNEEGGLPARHQRYASNCKTLLDGMAAIGLRSFLPAEIQAPIIVTFHAPNDPRYQFKDFYERVKAKGFILYPGKLTQVETFRVGCIGCVGPDGMQAAVNAVAEVLREMEVLDI; encoded by the coding sequence ATGAGTAACGCCCCTATCCTGCTGACCCCCGGCCCCCTGACCACCTCAGCCCGTACCCGCCAAGCGATGATGATCGACTGGGGCTCGTGGGACCGCGACTTCAACCAGCTGACCGCCAGCCTCTGCGAACAACTGCTGGCCATCGTCAACGGTGCCGACAGCCACCACTGCGTGCCCCTGCAAGGCAGCGGTACGTTTGCCGTGGAAGCCGCCATCGGCACCCTGGTGCCTCGTGACGGCAAGGTCCTGGTACTGATCAATGGCGCCTACGGCCAGCGCCTGGCGAAGATCTGCAAGGTGCTGGGCCGCGCCTACAGCACCTTCGAAACCGCTGAAGACCAACCCACCACCGCCGCCGACGTCGACCGCCTGCTGGCCGCCGACAGCAGCATCAGCCACGTGGCGCTGATTCACTGCGAAACCAGTACCGGCATTCTCAACCCGCTGGCCGAGATCGCCGAGGTTATTGCCAACCACGGCAAGCGCCTGATCATCGATGCCATGAGCTCGTTCGGCGCCTTGCCGATAGATGCCCGCAAGGTACCGTTCGATGCCCTCATCGCCGCCTCCGGCAAATGCCTGGAAGGTGTGCCCGGCATGGGCTTCGTCTTTGCCAATAAACAGTCGCTGGCCGCCGCCGAAGGCAATTCGCCCTCGCTGGCCATGGACCTGCAGGACCAGCACGCCTACATGGCCAAGACCGGCCAGTGGCGCTTCACCCCGCCGACCCACGTGGTCGCGGCGCTGCATGAAGCACTGCTGCAGTACAACGAAGAAGGCGGCCTGCCTGCCCGCCATCAGCGCTACGCCAGCAACTGCAAGACTCTGCTCGACGGCATGGCCGCCATTGGCCTGCGCAGCTTCCTGCCCGCCGAGATCCAGGCACCGATCATCGTCACCTTCCACGCGCCGAACGATCCACGCTACCAGTTCAAGGACTTCTACGAGCGGGTCAAGGCCAAGGGTTTCATCCTTTACCCGGGCAAGTTGACCCAGGTCGAAACCTTCCGCGTCGGCTGCATCGGCTGCGTCGGCCCGGACGGCATGCAGGCCGCGGTCAATGCCGTGGCCGAAGTTCTGCGGGAAATGGAAGTCCTGGACATCTGA
- a CDS encoding NADPH-dependent FMN reductase, with the protein MSQVYSVAVVVGSLRKESLNRKVARALAELAPSNLKLHIVEIGELALYNEDIDANPPPTYKTFREQIRSSDAVLFVTPEYNRSVPGVLKNAIDVGSRPYGQSAWNGKPGAVISVSPGAVGGFGANHHLRQSLVFLDVPCMQQPEAYIGGAGTLFDGNGRLSEKTRPFLQTFIDKFAVWVERHQK; encoded by the coding sequence ATGAGCCAGGTGTATTCAGTCGCCGTCGTCGTCGGCAGCTTGCGCAAGGAATCCCTCAATCGCAAGGTTGCCCGCGCGCTGGCCGAGCTTGCGCCGTCCAACCTCAAGCTGCACATCGTCGAAATCGGCGAGCTGGCCTTGTACAACGAGGATATCGACGCCAACCCACCGCCAACCTACAAGACCTTCCGTGAGCAGATTCGCAGCAGTGATGCCGTGCTGTTCGTCACCCCGGAATACAACCGCTCGGTACCGGGGGTATTGAAGAACGCGATTGACGTGGGTTCCCGGCCCTATGGCCAGAGTGCCTGGAATGGCAAGCCGGGGGCGGTGATCAGTGTTTCGCCGGGGGCGGTGGGCGGCTTTGGCGCCAACCATCACCTGCGCCAGTCGCTGGTGTTCCTGGATGTGCCGTGTATGCAGCAGCCGGAGGCCTATATCGGTGGGGCGGGAACCTTGTTCGATGGCAACGGCAGATTGTCGGAGAAGACCCGACCGTTCCTGCAGACCTTCATCGACAAGTTTGCCGTGTGGGTCGAGCGCCATCAAAAATGA